The following proteins are encoded in a genomic region of Leifsonia psychrotolerans:
- a CDS encoding rhodanese-related sulfurtransferase — protein sequence MAIPKILLYYVFTPLADSDAVRLWQRDLCESLGLRGRILISEHGLNGTLGGDLPALKRYVRKTRDYPAFKNIDFKWSEGTGLDEAGLSLDFPRLVVKVRDEIVSFGAPGELRVDSEGVIGGGTKLAPAELHDLVAERGDEVVFFDGRNAFEAEIGRFTDAIVPDVATTRDFVAELDSGKYDHLKDKPVVTYCTGGIRCEVLSGLMKARGFGEVYQLDGGIVRYGEAFGDDGLWDGSLYVFDQRMSVDFGRNTPVIGRCTVCGDPTKNMLNCRDLSCREQLVVCPGCVEASPPACAAHAGTSASR from the coding sequence TGTGGCAGCGCGACCTCTGTGAGTCTCTGGGCTTGCGCGGCCGCATCCTGATCTCGGAGCATGGCCTGAACGGCACGCTCGGCGGCGACCTGCCGGCACTCAAACGTTACGTGCGCAAGACGCGCGACTACCCGGCGTTCAAGAACATCGACTTCAAGTGGAGCGAAGGAACGGGCCTCGACGAGGCCGGCCTGAGCCTCGATTTTCCCCGACTCGTGGTGAAGGTTCGCGATGAGATCGTGAGCTTCGGCGCGCCCGGTGAATTGCGGGTGGATTCCGAGGGCGTCATCGGCGGCGGCACCAAGTTGGCCCCGGCCGAACTGCATGACCTCGTGGCCGAGCGCGGAGACGAGGTGGTTTTCTTCGACGGACGCAACGCATTCGAGGCCGAGATCGGCCGGTTCACCGACGCAATCGTGCCCGATGTCGCTACAACGCGGGATTTCGTCGCTGAGCTCGACAGCGGCAAATACGACCATCTCAAGGACAAACCGGTCGTGACCTACTGCACCGGCGGCATCCGCTGCGAGGTGCTCAGCGGGCTCATGAAGGCGCGTGGTTTCGGCGAGGTCTACCAACTCGACGGCGGCATCGTGCGCTACGGCGAGGCGTTCGGTGATGACGGGCTCTGGGACGGCTCACTCTACGTATTCGACCAGCGGATGTCGGTCGACTTCGGTCGCAACACCCCGGTGATCGGGCGGTGCACGGTCTGCGGCGACCCCACGAAAAACATGCTCAACTGCCGCGACCTGTCGTGCCGTGAGCAACTCGTGGTGTGCCCCGGCTGCGTGGAGGCCTCGCCTCCGGCCTGCGCGGCGCACGCCGGAACATCCGCGTCGCGCTAA